One window of the Asticcacaulis sp. SL142 genome contains the following:
- the rpoH gene encoding RNA polymerase sigma factor RpoH, with protein sequence MSTSVAIPNPSVLSPDGGLNRYLSEIRKFPMLAKDEEFMLAKSWQEHQDSKSAHRLVTSHLRLVAKIAMGYRGYGLPMGEVISEGNVGLMQAVKKFDPDRGFRLATYAMWWIKASIQEYVLRSWSLVKMGTTAAQKKLFFNLRKVKSEISALEDGDLKFDQVEQIATKLGVSKDDVISMNRRMSSPDSSLNAPLRAAEGDSEWQDWLVDDKVENQETVLAESEEHSLRMGLLEEAMVELNDREREILTARRLKDQPVTLEELAERFGVSRERVRQIEVRAFEKLQKAMMEAARSQQLA encoded by the coding sequence ATGAGCACTTCCGTAGCTATTCCAAACCCATCGGTACTGTCACCCGATGGCGGCCTTAACCGTTACCTGTCCGAGATTCGTAAATTCCCGATGCTGGCCAAGGACGAAGAGTTCATGCTGGCCAAAAGCTGGCAGGAGCATCAGGATTCCAAATCGGCGCACCGGCTGGTGACGTCGCACCTGCGGCTAGTCGCCAAGATCGCCATGGGCTATCGCGGCTACGGCCTGCCGATGGGCGAAGTCATCAGTGAAGGCAATGTCGGCCTGATGCAGGCGGTCAAGAAGTTCGATCCTGACCGCGGTTTCAGGCTAGCGACCTATGCTATGTGGTGGATCAAGGCCTCGATTCAGGAATATGTCCTGCGGTCATGGTCGCTGGTGAAAATGGGCACCACCGCGGCGCAAAAGAAGCTGTTCTTCAATCTGCGCAAGGTGAAGTCCGAAATTTCGGCTCTCGAAGACGGTGACCTGAAATTCGATCAGGTTGAGCAGATCGCCACCAAGCTGGGCGTCTCGAAAGATGACGTGATCAGCATGAACCGCCGCATGTCCTCACCGGACTCGTCGCTCAATGCCCCCTTACGCGCCGCCGAGGGTGACTCAGAATGGCAGGACTGGTTGGTCGACGACAAGGTTGAGAATCAGGAGACGGTTCTGGCTGAGTCCGAAGAACATTCCCTGCGCATGGGCCTGCTCGAAGAAGCTATGGTCGAACTGAACGACCGTGAGCGTGAAATCCTGACGGCCCGCCGCCTGAAAGACCAGCCGGTGACGCTTGAGGAACTGGCGGAACGGTTTGGGGTGTCGCGTGAGCGCGTCCGCCAGATCGAAGTCCGCGCCTTTGAAAAGCTGCAAAAAGCAATGATGGAAGCGGCCCGTTCACAACAACTGGCCTAA
- a CDS encoding response regulator: MFSLDPKLEAKIKPHVKRVLVLESNPAYARILMDMLRVLGTEKTIVETNDRRAMMICEDMDPQLIFCDLRAQNLEGAKFVTAVRRSDMKCRKIPIIMMASNDLPETLKEARDCGADEIMKKPFASGDLLKRLEHAVTKSPPWIEAVMYVGPDRRRFNSGAGPRKRAPETMSDGMKRIEQSVRILRAAADQFDVDRKQANRAIVAQLEVLVPACKAISDPGFKGAVTEIFMAYKGGTLSGDSLRGPVATLAKLFRIDDPPKSEAVA, from the coding sequence GTGTTTTCTCTCGACCCAAAGCTCGAAGCCAAAATTAAGCCCCACGTCAAGCGGGTTCTGGTGCTGGAAAGCAATCCGGCCTATGCGCGTATCCTCATGGATATGCTGCGGGTTCTGGGGACTGAGAAAACCATAGTTGAGACCAATGACCGCCGGGCCATGATGATCTGCGAAGACATGGACCCCCAGTTGATTTTTTGCGATCTTCGGGCGCAAAATCTTGAGGGCGCTAAGTTCGTCACGGCCGTGCGCCGGTCGGACATGAAATGCCGCAAGATCCCGATCATCATGATGGCGTCGAACGACTTGCCGGAAACGCTCAAAGAGGCGCGCGACTGTGGCGCCGATGAGATCATGAAAAAGCCGTTCGCGTCGGGTGATTTGCTGAAACGGCTTGAACATGCCGTCACAAAATCCCCGCCGTGGATTGAGGCGGTCATGTATGTCGGCCCTGATCGTAGGCGCTTTAACTCAGGTGCCGGACCGCGTAAACGGGCACCGGAGACTATGTCGGACGGTATGAAGCGGATTGAGCAGAGTGTGCGCATTTTGCGCGCCGCCGCCGATCAGTTTGATGTTGACCGTAAGCAGGCCAATCGCGCGATCGTGGCCCAGCTCGAAGTCTTGGTCCCGGCGTGCAAGGCGATCAGCGATCCCGGCTTCAAAGGGGCGGTGACGGAAATTTTCATGGCCTATAAGGGCGGCACCCTGAGCGGCGATAGCTTGCGCGGGCCGGTGGCGACGCTGGCCAAGCTGTTCCGCATCGATGATCCGCCCAAAAGCGAAGCGGTCGCTTAG
- a CDS encoding adenylosuccinate synthase has protein sequence MANVTVVGAQWGDEGKGKLVDWLSNRADVVVRFQGGHNAGHTLVVDGKVYKLSLLPSGVVQGKLSVIGNGVVVDPWALFDEIARVEAQGLSITNELLVLADNACLILPIHRELDAAREAAAGAAKIGTTGRGIGPAYEDKVGRRAIRVGDLEDFEALDAKLDRLLTHHNALRRGLDLAEVNKAELLAGLKEIAPRLLSFAKPVWYVLDKAKQDGKRILFEGAQGALLDIDHGTYPFVTSSNTVAGQAAAGSGMGPRSAGYVLGILKAYTTRVGSGPFPTELFDEIGERIGRVGHEFGTVTGRARRCGWLDAVLARQSIAINGIDGIALTKLDVLDGIETLKICVGYKLNGDVIDYLPSGIKAQSVIEPVYEELEGWSESTQGARSWKDLPGNAVKYVRRIEELIGAPVALLSTSPEREDTILMRDPFQD, from the coding sequence TTGGCCAATGTGACCGTTGTGGGTGCCCAGTGGGGCGACGAAGGTAAGGGTAAGCTGGTTGACTGGCTGTCCAATCGCGCCGATGTGGTGGTGCGCTTTCAGGGCGGTCATAATGCGGGTCATACCCTGGTGGTCGATGGTAAGGTCTATAAACTGTCACTCCTGCCGTCCGGCGTGGTGCAGGGTAAGTTGTCGGTTATCGGCAATGGCGTGGTCGTTGACCCGTGGGCGCTGTTTGACGAAATTGCCCGTGTTGAGGCGCAAGGCCTGAGCATAACCAACGAATTGCTGGTGCTGGCCGACAATGCCTGCCTGATCCTGCCGATCCACCGCGAACTGGACGCCGCGCGTGAAGCCGCTGCCGGGGCCGCCAAGATCGGTACGACCGGGCGTGGTATCGGCCCGGCCTATGAGGATAAGGTTGGCCGTCGTGCCATCCGCGTCGGTGACCTTGAGGATTTTGAGGCGCTGGATGCCAAACTGGATCGTCTGCTGACGCACCATAATGCCCTGCGTCGCGGGCTCGATCTGGCCGAAGTGAATAAGGCCGAACTTCTGGCCGGCCTGAAAGAGATTGCGCCGCGCCTGCTGTCGTTCGCCAAGCCCGTCTGGTATGTGCTTGATAAGGCAAAGCAAGACGGTAAGCGTATCCTGTTTGAAGGCGCGCAGGGTGCGCTTTTGGATATCGACCACGGCACCTATCCGTTTGTGACCTCCTCCAACACGGTGGCAGGGCAGGCGGCTGCGGGGTCCGGCATGGGCCCGCGTTCAGCCGGCTATGTGCTGGGTATCCTCAAGGCCTATACCACCCGCGTCGGCTCCGGCCCGTTCCCGACTGAACTGTTCGATGAGATCGGTGAGCGCATTGGCCGGGTGGGTCATGAGTTTGGCACCGTTACCGGTCGCGCCCGCCGCTGTGGCTGGCTGGACGCCGTGCTGGCGCGCCAATCCATTGCCATCAACGGCATTGACGGCATCGCCTTGACCAAGCTCGACGTGCTGGACGGGATCGAGACCCTAAAAATCTGCGTCGGTTATAAACTGAACGGCGACGTCATCGACTATCTGCCGTCGGGCATCAAAGCCCAGAGCGTGATCGAGCCGGTCTATGAGGAATTAGAGGGCTGGTCGGAATCGACCCAAGGGGCGCGCTCGTGGAAAGACCTGCCCGGCAATGCGGTCAAATATGTTCGCCGCATCGAAGAACTGATCGGGGCGCCGGTAGCGCTTCTGTCCACGTCTCCGGAACGGGAAGACACCATCCTGATGCGCGATCCGTTTCAGGATTAA
- a CDS encoding acyloxyacyl hydrolase encodes MIKSGFVGALALGVVMLAGSASAGEIYGGAYAHDVTFLGEALGIGAAGREGGADIELGWRSDKKETWDFLRHPSVYVMAAVNTQGDSSHIATGLTWKVNFGETKKWFVRPGFGLAYTDGYDELPDFRTPGLSQEEIARRVAMRDDHIEFGSKLLFQPNIALGYDLSERTSIELAYIHLSNGQILGQGKNQGLDDLGLRVSYKLGK; translated from the coding sequence ATGATTAAATCGGGTTTTGTGGGCGCATTAGCCTTGGGCGTGGTGATGCTGGCCGGATCGGCATCGGCGGGTGAGATTTATGGCGGGGCCTATGCCCATGACGTGACCTTTCTGGGCGAAGCGCTCGGCATCGGCGCGGCGGGCCGTGAAGGCGGGGCTGATATTGAGCTCGGTTGGCGCTCGGATAAAAAAGAAACCTGGGATTTCTTACGCCACCCCAGCGTCTATGTGATGGCCGCCGTCAACACTCAGGGCGATTCCAGCCATATCGCCACGGGCCTGACCTGGAAGGTCAATTTCGGTGAAACGAAAAAGTGGTTCGTGCGTCCGGGCTTTGGCCTGGCCTACACCGATGGCTATGATGAGCTTCCCGATTTCCGCACACCGGGCCTGTCGCAGGAAGAAATCGCCCGCCGGGTCGCCATGCGTGACGACCATATCGAATTTGGCTCAAAGTTGCTGTTCCAGCCCAATATAGCCCTGGGTTATGACCTGAGCGAGCGCACCTCGATCGAGCTGGCCTATATCCATCTGTCGAACGGTCAGATTCTGGGTCAGGGCAAGAATCAGGGCCTTGATGATCTGGGGCTGCGCGTCAGCTATAAACTCGGCAAGTAA
- a CDS encoding phosphoserine transaminase yields MTAKPARLIERPWFSSGPTAKRPGWTPQALSAAPVGRSNRSKVTVGRIKEALELTRDILGIPADYQVFMTPASDTGAFEAAMWNLLGLRKVQVVAFENFGQLWADDAVKHLKLDAEVLSAPYGQLPDLSRIDPEADLIFPWNGTTSGVKVPDAAFISDDHQGLVLCDATSAAFCMDLPWEKLDVTTFSFQKALGGEAGIGVLILSPKAVERLNTFDPGRAIPKVIRLRKGDAADMTILGGDAINTYSFLVIEDYLDALKWGLREGGLEGLIARCEQNFTYLREWVEATPWIDFVAEKVETRSTTSVCLKFVDPAIVGQPAEVQAKLASKVNALLEGEGVAYDITGYRAAPPGLRIWCGCTVDADDICALLPWLEWAYAEALEHISI; encoded by the coding sequence ATGACCGCCAAACCTGCCCGCTTGATTGAGAGACCATGGTTCTCCTCCGGCCCGACCGCCAAGCGTCCCGGCTGGACGCCGCAGGCCTTGAGTGCCGCCCCTGTGGGCCGCTCAAACCGGTCTAAGGTCACGGTCGGTCGGATCAAGGAAGCGCTGGAGCTGACCCGCGATATCTTAGGCATCCCCGCTGACTATCAGGTCTTCATGACCCCGGCGTCGGATACCGGTGCGTTCGAAGCGGCGATGTGGAATCTGCTGGGACTGCGTAAGGTTCAGGTGGTCGCTTTTGAAAACTTTGGGCAGTTGTGGGCCGATGATGCCGTAAAGCATCTGAAACTGGATGCCGAGGTTTTGTCGGCACCTTATGGCCAGTTACCGGATCTGAGCCGGATCGATCCCGAAGCCGATCTGATTTTTCCGTGGAACGGTACGACCTCTGGCGTGAAGGTGCCGGATGCCGCGTTCATCAGCGATGATCATCAGGGTCTTGTGTTGTGTGATGCGACGTCGGCGGCTTTCTGCATGGATTTGCCGTGGGAAAAGCTGGATGTGACGACCTTCTCCTTTCAAAAGGCGCTGGGCGGTGAAGCGGGCATTGGCGTGCTGATCCTGTCCCCGAAGGCCGTTGAGCGGCTCAACACCTTCGATCCGGGCCGCGCCATCCCCAAGGTCATCCGCCTGCGCAAAGGTGATGCCGCCGACATGACCATTCTGGGCGGCGATGCCATCAACACCTATTCGTTTCTGGTGATCGAAGACTATCTTGATGCCCTGAAATGGGGTTTGCGCGAAGGCGGGTTAGAGGGGCTGATTGCGCGCTGCGAGCAGAATTTTACCTATCTGCGCGAATGGGTCGAAGCGACGCCGTGGATCGATTTTGTGGCCGAAAAGGTTGAAACCCGCTCGACCACCTCGGTATGCCTGAAGTTTGTTGACCCGGCTATTGTCGGCCAACCGGCTGAGGTTCAGGCCAAGCTGGCCTCTAAGGTCAACGCTTTGCTGGAAGGTGAAGGGGTCGCCTATGATATTACCGGCTACCGCGCCGCCCCTCCGGGCCTGCGTATCTGGTGCGGCTGCACGGTCGATGCCGATGACATCTGCGCCCTGCTGCCGTGGCTGGAATGGGCTTACGCTGAGGCGCTGGAACACATCTCGATATAA
- the thiD gene encoding bifunctional hydroxymethylpyrimidine kinase/phosphomethylpyrimidine kinase: MHRVLIIAGSDPSGGAGIQADLKTVTCLKAYGMTAITALTVQNTLGVTDVFPIPEEVIAAQAMACIEDIGVDAVKTGMLGSIGVVETVASVLDLAGDAFRVIDPVMVAKGGHRLLPEAAIDAIRHLLIPRADLLTPNAPEAAVLTGMSVENHDDLQRAGEALLKMGAKAVLMKGGHVEGDVVCDLLMTGNRVVRFEAPRIETRHTHGTGCTLASACAALYREDMALEGMVDKARAYVLNAIKAAPGLGGGHGPLKHNWAI, encoded by the coding sequence ATGCACCGCGTCCTTATTATCGCAGGCTCTGACCCCTCCGGCGGGGCGGGCATTCAGGCCGATCTGAAAACCGTCACTTGCCTTAAGGCTTACGGCATGACGGCGATCACGGCGCTTACCGTACAAAATACGCTGGGGGTGACGGACGTGTTTCCGATCCCCGAAGAAGTTATTGCCGCTCAGGCCATGGCCTGTATCGAAGACATTGGCGTTGATGCCGTCAAGACCGGTATGCTGGGCTCTATTGGTGTGGTCGAAACCGTGGCCAGCGTGCTTGATCTGGCCGGCGATGCCTTTCGCGTCATTGATCCGGTCATGGTGGCCAAGGGCGGTCACAGGCTTTTACCCGAAGCGGCGATCGACGCCATCCGCCATCTGTTGATCCCGCGCGCCGATCTGTTGACCCCCAATGCGCCGGAAGCCGCCGTTCTGACGGGTATGTCTGTTGAAAATCACGATGACCTGCAACGGGCGGGGGAGGCTTTGCTGAAAATGGGGGCCAAGGCGGTGCTGATGAAGGGCGGGCATGTTGAGGGCGACGTGGTCTGTGACCTGCTGATGACCGGAAACCGCGTCGTGCGTTTTGAGGCTCCGCGCATTGAGACCCGCCATACCCACGGCACCGGCTGTACCCTGGCCAGTGCCTGTGCCGCCCTTTACCGCGAGGATATGGCCCTTGAGGGCATGGTGGATAAGGCGCGGGCCTATGTGCTGAATGCCATAAAGGCCGCCCCCGGTCTGGGGGGCGGCCATGGCCCGTTAAAACATAACTGGGCGATATAA
- a CDS encoding DUF1653 domain-containing protein translates to MTAPAFDTGKPFAADFYASTLKSGHYRHYKGKYYIVFGTVTHSETEEVMVLYAPEAQSAGDARLWVRPLSMFTESVQTEDGTVPRFAYTG, encoded by the coding sequence ATGACTGCTCCTGCTTTCGATACGGGTAAGCCTTTTGCGGCGGATTTTTACGCAAGCACCTTAAAGAGCGGCCACTACCGCCACTATAAGGGCAAATATTACATCGTGTTCGGCACCGTCACCCACTCAGAAACCGAAGAGGTCATGGTATTGTACGCGCCAGAGGCCCAGAGTGCCGGTGACGCACGGTTATGGGTCAGGCCGCTTTCCATGTTCACAGAATCCGTTCAGACTGAGGACGGAACCGTGCCGCGTTTCGCCTATACCGGTTGA
- a CDS encoding KpsF/GutQ family sugar-phosphate isomerase has translation MSDSLSAARNVLKIEAEALMQMATALERGPLADNFERAIDTLFDHKGRVILTGVGKSGHVGKKIAATFASTGTSAFFVHATEASHGDLGMVGPDDVIMALSKSGETKELADVIAYSKRFGITLIGITARADSALGKAADIPLIFPNAPEAFDGVDAPTTSTTLQIALGDCLAVALMKKRGFTAQDFGTYHPGGKLGAALKSVSDLMHGTEVPLVAQSAPMPTALITMTEKRFGAVGVVDGDGHLIGVVTDGDLRRHMDGLMDKTAIEVMTAKPLTVSPTMLAAEALKIMNEKRITVLFVTDNNIPVGILHVHDVLRAGVV, from the coding sequence ATGTCCGATAGTTTGTCAGCCGCCCGTAATGTCCTGAAAATCGAAGCCGAGGCCCTGATGCAGATGGCCACCGCTCTGGAGCGCGGCCCGTTGGCCGATAATTTTGAACGGGCCATCGACACCCTGTTTGACCACAAAGGCCGCGTCATCCTGACCGGCGTCGGTAAATCCGGCCATGTGGGTAAGAAAATTGCCGCGACTTTTGCCTCAACCGGCACCTCGGCGTTTTTTGTGCACGCCACCGAAGCCAGCCACGGCGATCTGGGCATGGTTGGGCCTGACGACGTGATCATGGCCCTGTCGAAATCGGGGGAAACCAAGGAATTGGCTGATGTTATCGCCTATTCCAAGCGCTTTGGCATTACCCTCATCGGCATCACGGCCCGCGCCGACAGCGCGCTCGGCAAGGCCGCCGATATTCCGCTGATTTTTCCGAATGCGCCCGAAGCGTTTGACGGGGTTGATGCCCCGACGACCTCAACGACCCTGCAAATCGCGCTGGGGGACTGTCTGGCGGTAGCGTTGATGAAAAAGCGCGGCTTCACGGCGCAGGATTTTGGCACCTATCATCCCGGCGGCAAGCTGGGGGCGGCGCTGAAATCTGTGTCCGATCTTATGCACGGCACTGAAGTGCCGCTGGTCGCGCAATCCGCGCCCATGCCGACCGCCCTGATTACCATGACCGAAAAACGCTTTGGCGCGGTCGGGGTAGTGGATGGCGATGGCCACCTGATCGGGGTCGTCACCGACGGCGATCTGCGCCGCCATATGGACGGCCTGATGGATAAGACCGCCATTGAGGTCATGACCGCAAAACCGCTGACCGTATCGCCCACCATGCTGGCGGCTGAGGCGCTCAAGATCATGAACGAAAAGCGCATCACCGTGCTGTTTGTAACCGACAACAACATCCCCGTTGGCATATTGCATGTCCATGATGTGCTGCGGGCCGGCGTTGTTTAA
- a CDS encoding SDR family oxidoreductase, which produces MFKHAFIFGYGFIGAAFAEALRADGYTISATARAPEKRSELTAQGIIAVDPTDPTALKTAVEQTTVILLTAAPNDEGCPAFTALSPLLVSAAAPRRRWIGYLSTTGVYGDRGGSWAFEDSALNPISREGQRRVDAEQQWLGLGQHTGDCVTVFRLPGLYGPGRNVLERLTDGTARRIHKPGQVFSRLYDSDCATALMASVKRPRPGGIYNLCDDEPAPADEVLVYAAQTYGFEVPPEIAFDDPNLSGGMKRFYAENKRVSNALAKAELGWRPQYSTYREGLAAIYASMSS; this is translated from the coding sequence TTGTTTAAACACGCCTTTATATTCGGTTATGGCTTTATCGGCGCGGCCTTTGCCGAGGCTTTACGCGCCGACGGATACACCATTTCAGCCACTGCCCGCGCCCCCGAAAAGCGCTCTGAACTGACGGCGCAGGGCATCATCGCGGTTGATCCCACCGACCCAACGGCCCTTAAAACCGCCGTCGAACAGACCACAGTCATCCTACTGACCGCTGCCCCAAATGACGAAGGCTGCCCCGCCTTCACCGCCCTTAGCCCCCTTTTGGTTTCGGCAGCGGCGCCTCGCCGCCGCTGGATTGGCTATTTGTCGACGACGGGGGTTTACGGCGATCGTGGCGGCAGCTGGGCGTTTGAGGACAGCGCCCTTAATCCTATTTCGCGCGAAGGCCAGCGCCGTGTGGATGCTGAACAACAGTGGCTCGGCCTTGGCCAGCATACGGGCGATTGCGTGACCGTGTTTCGCTTACCCGGACTCTATGGCCCCGGCCGCAATGTGCTGGAACGTCTGACGGATGGCACCGCCCGCCGCATCCATAAGCCCGGTCAGGTGTTCAGCCGCCTTTATGACAGCGATTGCGCCACCGCCCTGATGGCCAGCGTCAAACGTCCCCGCCCCGGCGGCATCTATAATCTGTGCGATGATGAACCGGCCCCCGCCGATGAGGTGCTGGTCTATGCGGCCCAAACCTATGGGTTTGAGGTGCCGCCGGAAATTGCCTTTGATGATCCGAACCTGTCGGGCGGCATGAAGCGTTTTTATGCCGAAAACAAACGCGTTTCCAATGCCTTGGCCAAGGCCGAACTGGGCTGGCGGCCGCAATATTCGACTTATCGCGAAGGATTAGCGGCTATCTACGCGTCAATGAGTTCCTGA
- a CDS encoding alpha/beta hydrolase: protein MTMNPDDNQDAVRFWRTQSGHDLAYRQITGAGPTVLWLGGFKSDMTGTKAQVLADMAVRAGFGFVRFDYFGHGATGGDWNAARVGLWRLDVLEVVDNLTEGPLVVVGSSMGGWMTTLLMKDRPEWIKGVGFIAPAPDFTHELMLPNLNPEERRALTVSGAFVMTGYDQDVAMSQAFFDEAKDHLVFGAPLTFDGPVRILHGMKDDVVPWSHGVKLAEHISGNDVRLTLIKDGDHRLSGAKHLKLLTAMVQELIDA from the coding sequence ATGACCATGAACCCTGATGATAATCAAGATGCGGTCCGTTTTTGGCGAACCCAGAGCGGCCACGACCTCGCTTACCGGCAAATCACGGGCGCTGGCCCGACCGTGCTATGGTTGGGCGGGTTCAAATCCGACATGACCGGCACGAAGGCGCAGGTTCTGGCGGATATGGCGGTGCGCGCAGGGTTTGGTTTTGTGCGCTTTGACTATTTCGGTCATGGCGCAACCGGAGGGGACTGGAATGCGGCCCGCGTCGGCCTGTGGCGTCTGGATGTGCTTGAGGTGGTTGATAATCTGACTGAGGGGCCGCTGGTGGTCGTGGGCTCCAGCATGGGCGGGTGGATGACGACCCTGCTGATGAAGGATCGGCCGGAATGGATCAAAGGGGTGGGCTTTATCGCGCCGGCGCCGGATTTCACGCACGAATTGATGCTGCCGAATTTGAACCCGGAAGAACGCCGCGCGCTGACGGTTTCCGGGGCCTTTGTCATGACCGGCTATGATCAGGATGTCGCCATGTCGCAGGCCTTTTTTGATGAGGCCAAAGACCATCTGGTGTTTGGGGCACCGCTGACATTCGACGGGCCGGTGCGTATTCTGCACGGTATGAAAGACGATGTGGTGCCGTGGTCGCACGGCGTGAAACTGGCCGAACATATCTCCGGTAATGATGTGCGCCTGACCCTGATCAAGGACGGCGATCATCGTTTGTCGGGCGCAAAGCACTTGAAGTTGCTGACGGCGATGGTTCAGGAACTCATTGACGCGTAG
- a CDS encoding glycosyltransferase family 4 protein: protein MADTPDHSFPHCVLQVVPNLDTGGVEQTTLDMAEAIVKAGGRAIVASKGGRMEGRLKAAGAVLIPLPVHSKNPLKQLKNYFRLKKIIRAFKVDIVHVRSRAPALAAINAAKACKVKSLTTYHGIYKARGKLKRWYNSWMVRADLTIANSEFTRRHILSHYRVDAGKVITVPRGVDIQRFDPTRVTGEQVESLRKAWDLRADDIRPLFVLAGRLTRWKGHELILEALHRLRQRGLTDVRVVFAGDSQGRVDYERHLKGLIDTYSLNDQVYMVGHCADMPAAFMLCDFALAPSVEPEAFGRTAVEPQAMAKPVLAADHGATSETVIDCDTGWLITPGDADIWANAIERALNMPETERGAMGAKGMAHVRAQFTLEAMCAATLDIYRRLLS, encoded by the coding sequence ATGGCGGATACGCCGGACCACTCCTTTCCCCACTGCGTGCTACAGGTCGTGCCCAACCTCGATACCGGCGGGGTCGAGCAGACAACGCTTGATATGGCTGAGGCCATCGTCAAGGCCGGTGGTCGGGCGATCGTCGCCTCAAAAGGCGGCCGTATGGAAGGCCGCCTCAAGGCCGCCGGTGCCGTCCTTATCCCCCTGCCGGTGCATTCCAAGAACCCGCTGAAACAGCTTAAGAACTATTTCCGCCTGAAAAAAATTATCCGCGCCTTTAAGGTCGATATCGTCCATGTCCGCTCGCGCGCGCCAGCACTTGCCGCCATCAATGCCGCCAAAGCCTGCAAGGTCAAAAGTCTCACCACCTATCACGGCATCTATAAGGCCAGGGGTAAGCTGAAACGCTGGTACAATTCGTGGATGGTGCGCGCAGATCTCACCATTGCCAATTCCGAATTTACCCGCCGCCATATTTTGAGCCACTACCGTGTCGATGCGGGTAAGGTCATAACCGTCCCGCGCGGCGTTGATATACAGCGCTTTGACCCCACCCGCGTCACAGGGGAACAGGTCGAAAGCTTACGCAAAGCCTGGGATTTGCGTGCGGACGATATCCGCCCCCTGTTTGTGCTGGCCGGACGGCTGACGCGCTGGAAGGGTCATGAACTGATCTTAGAAGCCCTGCACCGCCTGAGACAGCGCGGCCTCACGGATGTGCGCGTCGTGTTTGCGGGTGATTCTCAAGGGCGCGTTGATTATGAGCGCCACCTTAAAGGGCTGATTGATACCTATAGCCTGAATGATCAGGTCTATATGGTCGGCCACTGCGCCGATATGCCGGCCGCCTTTATGCTGTGCGACTTTGCGCTGGCCCCGTCCGTTGAACCCGAAGCGTTCGGCCGCACGGCGGTTGAGCCGCAGGCTATGGCCAAGCCTGTTCTGGCCGCCGATCATGGCGCGACGTCTGAGACCGTAATTGACTGCGATACCGGCTGGCTGATTACGCCGGGCGATGCTGACATATGGGCAAACGCCATCGAGCGCGCCCTGAATATGCCGGAAACCGAGCGGGGCGCTATGGGTGCCAAAGGCATGGCGCATGTCCGGGCTCAGTTCACATTAGAGGCCATGTGCGCGGCAACCCTTGACATCTATCGCCGTCTGCTGTCTTGA
- the infC gene encoding translation initiation factor IF-3, which yields MQTPPTKDGPRINQDIKVPRVLLIDHNGEKQGIMPTSAAIEAAEEAGLDLVEVSPTADPPVCKILDYGKFRFQEQKKKAEARKKQKVVEIKEIKLRPNIDIHDYEVKAKAMTRFFDEGDKVKVTLRFRGREMAHPELGMKLLQKVKADFEATTKVEYEPRMEGRQMIMILAPK from the coding sequence ATTCAAACACCGCCCACTAAGGACGGCCCCCGTATCAATCAGGACATCAAGGTTCCGCGCGTTCTGTTGATCGACCACAATGGCGAAAAACAAGGCATCATGCCGACCTCCGCAGCGATCGAAGCTGCCGAAGAAGCCGGTCTTGATCTTGTCGAAGTGTCTCCGACTGCTGATCCCCCCGTTTGCAAAATTCTCGACTACGGCAAGTTCCGCTTCCAGGAGCAGAAGAAAAAGGCCGAAGCGCGCAAGAAGCAAAAGGTTGTCGAAATCAAGGAAATCAAGCTGCGCCCCAATATCGATATTCACGATTATGAGGTAAAAGCCAAAGCCATGACCCGCTTTTTTGACGAAGGCGATAAGGTCAAGGTGACTTTGCGTTTCCGCGGCCGTGAAATGGCCCACCCGGAACTGGGCATGAAGCTGCTGCAAAAGGTGAAGGCCGATTTCGAGGCCACCACCAAGGTCGAGTACGAGCCCCGTATGGAAGGCCGCCAGATGATCATGATTTTGGCGCCGAAATAG
- a CDS encoding cupin domain-containing protein → MSKLLVFDRNALPEPEVGGPLPERIVSGEPQHLTWNLETSADETVFSGLWQSTPGSWRTAYDEWEFCTILEGVSILHEDGASSVTLTAGSQFVIRPGFTGIWEVVETTLKTYVIRI, encoded by the coding sequence ATGTCAAAGCTATTGGTGTTTGATCGTAATGCGTTGCCGGAGCCGGAAGTGGGCGGGCCTTTGCCTGAGCGGATAGTCTCAGGTGAGCCGCAGCATCTGACGTGGAATCTGGAAACCTCAGCGGATGAAACCGTGTTCAGCGGTTTGTGGCAATCAACGCCGGGGTCATGGCGGACCGCTTACGACGAATGGGAGTTTTGCACGATCCTTGAGGGCGTCTCTATCCTGCACGAAGACGGCGCGTCATCAGTTACCCTTACCGCCGGATCGCAGTTCGTTATCCGCCCCGGCTTTACCGGCATCTGGGAAGTGGTTGAAACGACGCTGAAAACCTACGTCATCCGCATCTAA